The proteins below are encoded in one region of Vibrio sp. ED004:
- the epd gene encoding erythrose-4-phosphate dehydrogenase, which yields MLKVAINGFGRIGRNVLRAVYESGKSQQIKVVAVNELAQPDAMAHLLQYDTSHGRFGKKISNDQEHIYVHHGIGAEDKGEFDTIRILHLADIELLPWRDLEVDIVLDCTGVYGCRADGLAHIAAGAKKVLFSHPGANDLDNTIIYGVNHDTIEADHRIVSNGSCTTNCIVPIIKVLDDAFGIESGTITTIHSSMNDQQVIDAYHSDLRRTRAASQSIIPVDTKLHKGIERIFPKFSNKFEAISVRVPTVNVTAMDLSVTINTNVKVNDVNQTIVNASQCTLHNIVDYTEAPLVSIDFNHDPHSAIVDGSQTRVSNGHLVKMLVWCDNEWGFANRMLDTVLAMQASEGKK from the coding sequence ATGCTAAAAGTCGCGATAAACGGATTTGGAAGAATAGGGCGTAATGTATTACGCGCTGTTTATGAAAGTGGCAAAAGCCAACAAATCAAAGTAGTAGCTGTCAATGAGCTTGCTCAGCCTGATGCTATGGCTCACCTATTGCAGTACGACACCAGTCACGGCCGCTTCGGTAAGAAGATCTCCAACGACCAAGAGCACATCTATGTCCATCACGGCATTGGTGCGGAAGATAAAGGTGAGTTTGATACGATTCGTATCTTGCACCTCGCTGATATTGAGTTGTTGCCTTGGCGTGATCTTGAGGTGGACATTGTACTCGACTGTACCGGTGTTTACGGTTGCCGAGCTGACGGCCTAGCGCATATTGCTGCTGGGGCGAAAAAGGTACTGTTTTCACATCCTGGTGCGAACGACCTTGATAACACCATTATCTATGGCGTGAATCACGATACCATCGAGGCCGACCATCGAATCGTTTCCAACGGTTCATGCACCACCAACTGTATTGTTCCTATCATTAAGGTTCTTGATGACGCCTTTGGCATCGAGTCCGGTACCATCACAACGATTCACTCTTCAATGAATGATCAACAAGTGATTGATGCGTACCACAGCGACCTTCGCCGTACTCGAGCTGCGAGCCAATCCATCATTCCTGTCGATACCAAATTGCATAAAGGTATTGAAAGAATCTTCCCGAAATTTTCTAACAAGTTCGAAGCGATATCTGTGCGTGTACCAACGGTAAACGTAACAGCGATGGATTTAAGTGTCACAATTAATACAAATGTGAAAGTTAATGACGTAAATCAAACCATTGTTAATGCGTCCCAGTGTACATTACACAATATAGTTGACTATACTGAAGCGCCGCTCGTTTCCATCGACTTTAATCACGATCCCCATAGCGCAATCGTTGATGGTTCACAAACTCGAGTGAGCAACGGCCACTTAGTAAAAATGCTAGTGTGGTGTGACAATGAATGGGGCTTTGCGAACCGAATGCTGGATACGGTTCTCGCAATGCAAGCTTCTGAAGGCAAGAAGTAA
- a CDS encoding phosphoglycerate kinase, with translation MSVIKMTDLELAGKRVFIRADLNVPVKDGKVTSDARILASLPTIKLCLEAGAKVMVTSHLGRPTEGEYNEEFSLAPVVNYLNDALDCEVKLAKDYLNGLELNAGELVVLENVRFNEGEKKNEEALSKQYAALCDIFVMDAFGTAHRAQASTHGVGTHAPVACAGPLLAAELEALGKAMDNPERPLVAIVGGSKVSTKLTVLESLSKIADQLVVGGGIANTFIAAEGHNVGKSLYEADLVETAQKLMKECAIPVATDVACAKAFDENAEAEIKHVSEVQDDDMIFDLGPDSTAALAEIIGNAKTILWNGPVGVFEFKNFEAGTAGISKAIAESAGFSVAGGGDTLAAIDKFGIKADVSYISTGGGAFLEFVEGKVLPAVAMLEERAKA, from the coding sequence ATGTCTGTGATCAAGATGACTGACCTGGAACTTGCAGGTAAACGCGTATTTATCCGTGCTGACCTAAACGTACCAGTAAAAGACGGTAAAGTAACTTCAGATGCACGTATCCTAGCATCTCTACCAACTATCAAGCTTTGCCTAGAAGCTGGTGCAAAAGTAATGGTTACTTCTCACCTTGGTCGTCCTACTGAAGGCGAATACAACGAAGAGTTCTCTCTAGCTCCTGTAGTTAACTACCTAAACGACGCACTAGACTGCGAAGTTAAACTAGCTAAAGATTACCTAAACGGCCTAGAGCTAAACGCTGGTGAGCTAGTTGTTCTTGAAAACGTTCGTTTCAACGAAGGTGAGAAGAAGAACGAAGAAGCACTTTCTAAGCAGTACGCTGCACTATGTGACATCTTCGTGATGGACGCATTCGGTACAGCTCACCGTGCACAAGCATCTACTCACGGTGTTGGTACTCACGCTCCTGTAGCATGTGCTGGTCCTCTTCTTGCTGCTGAGCTTGAAGCTCTTGGCAAAGCAATGGACAACCCAGAGCGTCCGCTAGTTGCTATCGTTGGTGGTTCTAAAGTATCGACTAAGCTAACAGTTCTTGAGTCTCTATCTAAAATCGCTGACCAACTTGTTGTTGGTGGTGGTATCGCGAACACATTCATCGCTGCTGAAGGCCACAACGTAGGTAAGTCTCTATACGAAGCTGACCTAGTTGAAACTGCTCAGAAGCTAATGAAAGAGTGTGCTATTCCAGTAGCGACTGACGTTGCATGTGCTAAGGCATTCGACGAAAACGCAGAAGCTGAAATTAAGCACGTTTCTGAAGTTCAAGACGACGACATGATCTTCGACCTTGGCCCAGATTCAACTGCAGCACTAGCTGAAATCATCGGCAACGCAAAAACTATCCTTTGGAACGGCCCTGTAGGCGTATTCGAATTCAAAAACTTCGAAGCGGGTACAGCTGGTATCTCTAAAGCAATCGCTGAGTCTGCAGGTTTCTCTGTAGCAGGTGGTGGTGACACGCTAGCAGCTATCGACAAGTTCGGTATCAAAGCTGACGTTTCTTACATCTCTACTGGCGGCGGCGCTTTCCTTGAGTTCGTTGAAGGTAAAGTACTTCCTGCAGTAGCAATGCTTGAAGAGCGTGCTAAAGCATAA
- the mscS gene encoding small-conductance mechanosensitive channel MscS, whose amino-acid sequence MAESSTTIETPLVDGLSNAEQWLTDNSDLFIQYGVNIISALVILFIGNLIVKAVANSVSKVLQKKKMDRAVVEFIHGLVRYLLFVIVLIAALGRLGVQTASVVAVIGAAGLAIGLALQGSLSNFAAGVLIVAFRPFKSGDYVEIGGVAGSVDSIQIFQTVLTTPDNKMVVVPNGSVIGSPITNYSRHDTRRIDLMIGVSYGADLQKTKELLTKICESDERVLKEPGVQVGVHTLADSSVNFVVRPWVSTAEYWNVYFDLMQAIKEGLDKEGIEIPFPQMDVHMNKVEA is encoded by the coding sequence ATGGCTGAGAGTTCTACAACGATTGAGACCCCGCTTGTGGATGGTCTTTCAAATGCAGAACAATGGTTAACGGATAACTCAGATTTGTTTATTCAATACGGTGTAAACATTATTTCTGCGCTCGTTATTCTATTTATTGGTAACTTAATCGTTAAAGCAGTAGCGAATAGCGTGTCTAAGGTTCTTCAGAAGAAGAAAATGGACCGAGCGGTTGTCGAGTTTATCCATGGCTTAGTTCGTTACTTGTTATTTGTTATTGTTCTAATTGCAGCTCTTGGTCGCTTAGGTGTTCAAACAGCATCTGTCGTTGCTGTAATTGGTGCGGCTGGTTTAGCTATCGGTCTGGCTCTACAAGGCTCACTATCTAACTTTGCTGCTGGTGTACTTATTGTTGCATTCCGTCCATTCAAGTCTGGTGACTACGTGGAAATCGGTGGTGTAGCAGGTTCAGTTGACTCAATTCAAATCTTCCAAACTGTTCTAACAACACCTGACAACAAAATGGTTGTGGTACCAAACGGCAGCGTTATCGGTAGCCCAATCACGAACTACTCTCGTCATGACACACGTCGTATCGACCTAATGATCGGTGTTTCTTACGGTGCTGATCTACAAAAGACCAAAGAACTTCTGACTAAGATCTGTGAATCTGATGAGCGCGTATTGAAAGAACCAGGCGTTCAAGTGGGTGTTCACACACTTGCTGACTCTTCAGTTAACTTCGTGGTTCGCCCATGGGTTAGCACTGCAGAGTACTGGAATGTTTACTTCGACCTGATGCAAGCAATCAAAGAAGGCTTGGATAAAGAAGGTATCGAAATTCCATTCCCACAAATGGATGTGCACATGAATAAAGTAGAAGCTTAA
- a CDS encoding LysR family transcriptional regulator ArgP, with product MRGLDYKWIEALDAVVKQRSFERAAEQLYISQSAVSQRIKQLEKWLAQPALVRENPPRPTPAGKKLLGLYRRVRLLEHELVPELMNEESAQPLSISIATNADSLATWLLPALSDVMKSRQVELNLAIHGEARTIDKIKSGEVAGAISLESQAIPGCSADYLGRMDYVCVASPDFHQRYFSEGVNYATLSKAPAVSYDQYDDLHKKFLHDHFNVPRDSVINHTVGSSEAFVRLALSGVAYCLIPRLQIIDELESGVLIDITPGFLLSYRIYWHHWQLESGVLKEISQAILGFAHNHLPQ from the coding sequence ATGCGTGGATTGGATTATAAATGGATAGAAGCACTGGATGCGGTGGTGAAACAACGTAGCTTCGAAAGGGCTGCCGAGCAGTTATATATCTCGCAGTCTGCGGTGTCTCAACGTATCAAACAGCTAGAAAAATGGTTAGCTCAGCCTGCTTTGGTGAGAGAAAACCCGCCTAGGCCAACCCCGGCAGGTAAAAAATTATTGGGTTTGTATCGCCGGGTTCGTTTACTAGAACATGAGCTGGTGCCTGAGTTGATGAATGAAGAAAGTGCGCAACCTTTATCAATATCTATTGCCACCAATGCCGATAGTTTAGCGACATGGCTGTTACCTGCATTATCAGATGTGATGAAGTCTCGCCAAGTAGAGCTGAACCTCGCGATTCATGGCGAGGCGAGAACCATTGATAAGATAAAAAGTGGTGAGGTTGCTGGCGCGATCAGTCTAGAGTCTCAAGCGATTCCTGGTTGCAGTGCTGACTATCTTGGCAGGATGGATTATGTGTGTGTGGCGAGTCCTGACTTCCATCAGCGTTATTTTTCTGAAGGCGTAAATTACGCCACATTAAGCAAAGCACCGGCGGTTTCTTATGACCAATACGATGACCTGCATAAGAAGTTTCTGCATGACCATTTTAATGTACCAAGGGACAGTGTGATTAATCATACGGTCGGCAGCTCAGAAGCATTTGTACGCTTGGCGTTGTCAGGTGTTGCTTATTGTTTGATCCCTCGATTGCAGATCATTGATGAGCTAGAGTCCGGTGTATTGATCGATATTACACCCGGTTTTTTGTTGTCTTATCGTATCTATTGGCACCACTGGCAGCTAGAAAGTGGGGTACTCAAAGAGATATCTCAAGCGATATTAGGTTTTGCTCACAACCACTTACCTCAGTAA
- the fbaA gene encoding class II fructose-bisphosphate aldolase — protein sequence MSKIFDFVKPGVISGDDVQKVFEVAKENKFALPAVNVVGTDSVNAVLEAAAKVKAPVVVQFSNGGAAFFAGKGVKLEGQGAQVLGAVAGAKYVHAVAEAYGVPVILHTDHAAKKLLPWIDGLLDAGEEFFAQTGKPLFSSHMLDLSEESLEENIETCAKYLERMAKMNMTIEIELGCTGGEEDGVDNSDMDASELYTSPEDVAYAYEKLMAVSPRFTIAASFGNVHGVYQAGNVVLTPTILRDSQAYCAEKFGIAPNALNFVFHGGSGSSEAEIQESIGYGVIKMNIDTDTQWATWDGIRQYSADNFDFLQGQIGNPTGEAAPNKKYYDPRVWLRAGQASMVARLEKAFADLNAVDVL from the coding sequence ATGTCTAAGATCTTCGATTTTGTAAAACCTGGTGTGATTTCTGGCGATGACGTACAGAAAGTATTTGAAGTAGCAAAAGAAAACAAATTTGCTCTTCCTGCTGTAAACGTTGTTGGTACTGACTCTGTAAATGCAGTACTAGAAGCAGCTGCTAAAGTTAAAGCTCCAGTAGTTGTTCAGTTCTCTAACGGTGGCGCTGCATTCTTCGCAGGTAAAGGCGTTAAACTTGAAGGTCAAGGCGCACAAGTTCTTGGCGCTGTAGCTGGTGCAAAATACGTACACGCTGTAGCTGAAGCTTACGGTGTTCCAGTTATTCTACATACTGACCACGCTGCTAAGAAACTTCTTCCATGGATCGACGGTCTACTAGACGCTGGTGAAGAGTTCTTCGCACAAACTGGTAAGCCTCTATTCTCTTCTCACATGCTAGACCTTTCTGAAGAGTCTCTAGAAGAGAACATCGAAACATGTGCTAAGTACCTAGAGCGCATGGCTAAAATGAACATGACAATCGAGATCGAACTTGGTTGTACTGGTGGTGAAGAAGACGGCGTAGATAACTCTGATATGGACGCATCTGAGCTTTACACTTCTCCAGAAGACGTAGCATACGCATACGAGAAACTAATGGCTGTAAGCCCACGTTTCACTATCGCTGCTTCTTTCGGTAACGTACACGGTGTTTACCAAGCTGGTAACGTTGTACTTACTCCAACTATCCTACGTGATTCTCAAGCATACTGTGCAGAGAAGTTCGGTATCGCACCTAACGCTCTAAACTTCGTATTCCACGGTGGTTCTGGTTCTTCTGAAGCTGAAATCCAAGAGTCTATCGGCTACGGTGTTATCAAAATGAACATCGATACTGATACACAGTGGGCAACTTGGGACGGTATCCGTCAGTACTCTGCTGATAACTTCGATTTCCTACAAGGTCAAATCGGCAACCCAACTGGCGAAGCTGCTCCAAACAAGAAGTACTACGATCCACGCGTATGGCTACGTGCTGGTCAAGCTTCAATGGTTGCTCGTCTAGAGAAAGCATTTGCTGACCTTAACGCTGTAGACGTACTATAA
- a CDS encoding TetR/AcrR family transcriptional regulator: MSKREITKQKILASAWELFGENGYDNTTTRQIARHAGVADGTVFSHFETKLTILRDGMLSQLEKIGQEVLAVEQDKRAVDVGISLIEHYYRYYFDNVELSRALLKEVIWDLDYYRTFDQALFQTVNVDASISEKMPLIMDSYFMTLINHLSQLEPSLEAALSELNSKIRVILA; encoded by the coding sequence GTGAGTAAGAGAGAGATAACGAAACAGAAGATCCTAGCATCTGCTTGGGAGCTGTTTGGGGAAAATGGTTATGACAACACCACAACTCGACAGATCGCTCGTCACGCGGGTGTGGCTGATGGCACGGTATTTAGTCATTTTGAAACCAAGCTGACGATTCTTCGAGATGGAATGCTATCGCAGTTGGAAAAGATAGGTCAGGAGGTGTTAGCTGTTGAGCAAGATAAACGTGCTGTGGATGTCGGTATCTCGCTGATTGAACATTACTATCGCTATTATTTTGATAATGTTGAGTTAAGTCGAGCGTTACTCAAAGAGGTCATTTGGGATTTAGACTACTATCGCACCTTTGATCAGGCACTCTTTCAGACGGTTAATGTCGATGCATCTATTTCTGAAAAAATGCCACTGATAATGGATAGCTATTTCATGACCTTGATAAATCATTTGAGCCAACTGGAACCAAGCCTTGAAGCTGCGCTGAGTGAACTGAACAGTAAAATTCGAGTCATTCTAGCGTAA
- the serA gene encoding phosphoglycerate dehydrogenase, translating into MAKVSLEKEKIKILLLEGLHPSSVEVLQAAGYTNIEYHKGSLPEDELLEAVKDAHFIGIRSRTNISQEVIDAAEKLVAVGCFCIGTNQVNLQAAAKRGIPVFNAPFSNTRSVAELVLGQVLLLLRGIPEKNALAHRGIWKKSADNSYEARGKRLGIIGYGHIGTQLGIIAENLGMRVYFYDIENKLSLGNATQVHTMTELLNKCDVISLHVPETNETKNMMGKEEFERMKPGSIFINAARGTVVDIPALCGALDSGHLAGAAIDVFPTEPKTNADPFESPLMQFDNVILTPHVGGSTQEAQENIGVEVAGKLAKYSDNGSTLSSVNFPEVSLPLHTGTSRLLHIHENRPGILTQLNTIFAEEGINIAGQYLQTAADMGYVVIDVEADRSEEALLKLKEIEGTIRARLLH; encoded by the coding sequence ATGGCCAAAGTTTCACTGGAAAAAGAAAAAATAAAAATTCTACTTCTAGAAGGTCTTCACCCTTCTTCTGTAGAAGTACTGCAAGCCGCTGGTTACACAAATATTGAGTACCACAAAGGCTCGCTACCGGAAGATGAACTTCTTGAAGCAGTTAAAGATGCTCACTTCATTGGTATCCGTTCTCGCACAAACATCTCCCAAGAAGTGATTGATGCGGCTGAAAAGCTGGTTGCGGTTGGTTGTTTCTGTATTGGTACTAACCAAGTCAACCTTCAAGCAGCAGCAAAGCGCGGCATCCCTGTGTTCAACGCACCGTTCTCAAATACTCGAAGTGTTGCTGAGCTAGTTCTTGGTCAGGTTCTATTGCTACTACGTGGCATTCCAGAAAAGAACGCTCTTGCGCACCGTGGTATTTGGAAAAAGAGTGCAGACAACTCTTACGAAGCTCGTGGTAAGCGTTTAGGTATTATTGGTTACGGTCACATTGGTACCCAGCTGGGTATTATTGCGGAAAACCTTGGTATGCGCGTTTACTTCTACGACATCGAAAACAAGCTGTCTTTGGGTAACGCAACGCAAGTTCATACCATGACTGAACTGTTGAACAAGTGTGATGTGATCTCTTTGCACGTCCCTGAAACCAACGAAACTAAGAACATGATGGGTAAAGAAGAGTTCGAGCGCATGAAGCCTGGTTCTATCTTTATCAACGCAGCGCGTGGCACAGTGGTAGACATTCCAGCTCTGTGTGGCGCTCTAGATTCTGGTCACCTTGCAGGTGCAGCGATCGACGTATTCCCAACCGAACCAAAAACCAATGCTGACCCATTTGAGTCGCCATTGATGCAGTTCGACAACGTGATTCTTACACCTCACGTAGGCGGTTCAACTCAAGAAGCGCAAGAGAACATCGGTGTTGAAGTGGCTGGCAAGCTAGCGAAATACTCAGATAACGGTTCTACGCTATCAAGTGTTAACTTCCCAGAGGTATCACTACCGTTGCACACGGGCACGTCTCGTTTGCTGCACATTCACGAAAACCGTCCAGGTATCCTAACTCAGCTCAACACCATCTTCGCTGAAGAAGGCATCAACATCGCGGGTCAGTACCTACAGACTGCGGCTGATATGGGTTATGTAGTTATCGATGTAGAAGCGGATCGTTCAGAGGAAGCACTGCTTAAACTGAAAGAGATCGAAGGCACAATCCGTGCTCGTCTACTTCACTAA
- a CDS encoding oxidative stress defense protein: MKFAPKMLATSLTLTAALSAVSFPSLADSPSFPHISTTGYGEVIATPDMATFSVRVVESTMTAEQAKNTVDKVVTGFLNKLHQAGVEEASVHSSNLYLSPQYHYPKDGKPELVGYRASRNVTVQVNELANLNEYMDIAIGEGINQIDNIQLQVRDQAKYQEQARLEAIKDARSKAKSLASGFERELGDVWRVDYNAQSSQPVLMRSMAIDARTESNSYEDSTITIRDRVNVIYQIEE, encoded by the coding sequence ATGAAGTTTGCACCAAAGATGTTAGCAACGTCTCTTACTCTTACTGCAGCGTTGAGTGCTGTGAGTTTTCCATCATTGGCTGACTCTCCATCCTTCCCGCATATTTCAACGACGGGCTACGGTGAAGTGATCGCAACACCAGATATGGCGACATTCTCTGTGAGAGTCGTGGAATCGACGATGACTGCTGAACAAGCTAAAAATACCGTTGATAAAGTAGTGACTGGTTTCCTCAATAAACTGCATCAAGCGGGTGTAGAAGAGGCGAGCGTACACAGCTCTAACCTGTACCTATCTCCTCAATACCATTACCCGAAAGACGGCAAACCAGAATTGGTCGGCTACCGAGCTTCACGTAATGTGACCGTTCAAGTGAACGAGCTAGCTAATCTCAATGAGTACATGGATATTGCGATTGGAGAGGGTATTAATCAGATCGACAACATTCAGCTTCAAGTTCGCGACCAAGCTAAGTATCAAGAACAAGCGCGCTTAGAAGCCATCAAGGATGCGCGATCGAAAGCGAAATCATTAGCGAGTGGTTTTGAGCGTGAGCTAGGTGATGTTTGGCGTGTTGATTACAACGCACAATCTTCTCAGCCTGTGCTAATGCGTTCAATGGCGATAGATGCGAGAACAGAGTCGAACTCTTATGAAGACTCAACGATCACCATTCGCGATCGCGTTAATGTGATCTACCAGATCGAAGAGTAA
- a CDS encoding LysE/ArgO family amino acid transporter gives MSFWVLLQGFGLGASMIIPIGAQNAYVLNQGIKRNHHLTTATICSLLDTLFISLGIFGGGAILSQNELLLTSVTLGGIAFLTVYGLLSLRSAFKAPSSEESKGEILARGKRTVILGALAVTVLNPHLYLDTVVILGSIGGQFEGNDRIAFAMGTILASFVWFYSLSLGAAKLGPTLSKPNVKKGIDIAVATMMFAIAAVLTNGLIEQYW, from the coding sequence ATGAGTTTTTGGGTTTTATTACAAGGTTTTGGTCTAGGGGCAAGCATGATTATCCCTATTGGCGCTCAGAATGCGTACGTCCTAAATCAAGGGATAAAGCGCAACCACCATTTAACCACAGCGACAATCTGTAGCCTGCTCGACACTCTGTTTATCTCATTGGGTATCTTTGGTGGCGGTGCAATTTTGTCACAAAATGAATTGCTACTCACCTCGGTGACGTTAGGCGGCATCGCTTTTCTAACCGTGTATGGTTTGTTATCACTGCGCAGCGCCTTTAAAGCGCCCTCAAGCGAGGAATCAAAAGGAGAGATCCTGGCTCGTGGTAAGCGCACCGTTATTTTGGGCGCCTTGGCGGTGACAGTATTAAACCCACACCTCTATTTGGATACGGTGGTGATTCTTGGTTCGATTGGCGGACAGTTTGAAGGTAACGACAGAATTGCTTTTGCTATGGGAACCATTTTGGCTTCATTCGTTTGGTTTTACTCTTTGTCACTGGGCGCAGCAAAGCTTGGTCCAACGCTATCTAAACCGAATGTTAAGAAAGGCATTGATATCGCAGTCGCGACCATGATGTTCGCCATTGCTGCTGTGCTTACCAATGGACTGATTGAGCAATACTGGTAA